One Actinosynnema pretiosum DNA segment encodes these proteins:
- a CDS encoding winged helix-turn-helix transcriptional regulator encodes MEEGTLKSLSLCGDTEDYGARQWDTRADCEVRQILDRIGDKWSLLVIALLDRRMLRFSELRRLIDGVSQRMLTITLRHLERDGLVKRTVHPVVPPRVDYELTPLGVSLHATIQALVDWTEDHQPAIASARDEYDRREGAQEQAVAVDR; translated from the coding sequence GTGGAAGAAGGCACTTTAAAGTCACTGAGTCTCTGCGGTGATACCGAGGACTACGGGGCCCGGCAGTGGGACACGAGGGCGGACTGCGAGGTGCGCCAGATCCTGGACCGGATCGGCGACAAGTGGTCCCTGCTGGTGATCGCGCTGCTCGACCGCCGGATGCTGCGCTTCTCCGAACTGCGCAGGCTCATCGACGGGGTGAGCCAGCGGATGCTGACGATCACCCTGCGGCACCTGGAGCGGGACGGCCTGGTGAAGCGGACCGTGCACCCGGTGGTGCCGCCCAGGGTCGACTACGAGCTCACCCCGCTGGGGGTGAGCCTGCACGCCACGATCCAGGCGCTGGTCGACTGGACCGAGGACCACCAGCCCGCCATCGCCTCGGCCCGCGACGAGTACGACCGGCGCGAGGGCGCCCAGGAGCAGGCGGTCGCGGTCGACCGCTGA